The Anas platyrhynchos isolate ZD024472 breed Pekin duck chromosome 36, IASCAAS_PekinDuck_T2T, whole genome shotgun sequence genome window below encodes:
- the LOC106014275 gene encoding uncharacterized protein — protein sequence MQSLATSLHNIEASRKQDLEVLRAEMQAKISKDLEAAKTSWSEENLLEIDNKLGRTVDRNTARALESMREEMESILTEKLAVLQSQVEVSQHAAPPPEELANTQTSLQAFSEQMQSLTTSLHNIEASRKQDLEVLRAEMQAKISKDLEAAKTSWSEENLLEIDNKLGRTVDRNTARALESMREEMESILTEKLAVLQSQVEVSQHAAPPPEELANTQTSLQAISEQMQSLTTSLHNIEASRKQDLEVLRAEMQAKISKDLEAAKTSWSEENLLEIDNKLGRTVDRNTARALESMREEMESILTEKLAVLQSQVEVSQHAAPPPEELANTQTSLQAISEQMQSLTTSLHNIEASRKQDLEVLRAEMQAKISKDLEAAKTSWSEENLLEIDNKLGRTVDRNTARALESMREEMESILTEKLAVLQSQVEVSQHAAPPPEELANTQTSLQAISE from the exons ATGCAATCTCTGGCGACATCTTTGCACAACATAGAGGCATCTAGAAAGCAAGACCTTGAGGTCCTCAGAGCAGAGATGCAGGCTAAAATAAGCAAGGATTTGGAGGCAGCAAAGACGTCGTGGTCTGAGGAGAACCTGCTGGAGATCGACAATAAACTAG GAAGGACCGTGGACAGAAACACCGCAAGGGCGCTGGAATCCATGCgggaggagatggagagcaTTCTGACTGAGAAGCTGGCTGTGTTGCAGAGCCAAGTGGAAGTCTCACAGCACGCAGCCCCACCTCCGGAGGAACTGGCCAACACCCAGACTTCCCTGCAGGCATTCTCTGAACAAATGCAATCTCTGACGACATCTTTGCACAACATAGAGGCATCTAGAAAGCAAGACCTTGAGGTCCTCAGAGCAGAGATGCAGGCTAAAATAAGCAAGGATTTGGAGGCAGCAAAGACGTCGTGGTCTGAGGAGAACCTGCTGGAGATCGACAATAAACTAG GAAGGACCGTGGACAGAAACACCGCAAGGGCGCTGGAATCCATGCgggaggagatggagagcaTTCTGACTGAGAAGCTGGCTGTGTTGCAGAGCCAAGTGGAAGTCTCACAGCACGCAGCCCCACCTCCGGAGGAACTGGCCAACACCCAGACTTCCCTGCAGGCAATCTCTGAACAAATGCAATCTCTGACGACATCTTTGCACAACATAGAGGCATCTAGAAAGCAAGACCTTGAGGTCCTCAGAGCAGAGATGCAGGCTAAAATAAGCAAGGATTTGGAGGCAGCAAAGACGTCGTGGTCTGAGGAGAACCTGCTGGAGATCGACAATAAACTAG GAAGGACCGTGGACAGAAACACCGCAAGGGCGCTGGAATCCATGCgggaggagatggagagcaTTCTGACTGAGAAGCTGGCTGTGTTGCAGAGCCAAGTGGAAGTCTCACAGCACGCAGCCCCACCTCCGGAGGAACTGGCCAACACCCAGACTTCCCTGCAGGCAATCTCTGAACAAATGCAATCTCTGACGACATCTTTGCACAACATAGAGGCATCTAGAAAGCAAGACCTTGAGGTCCTCAGAGCAGAGATGCAGGCTAAAATAAGCAAGGATTTGGAGGCAGCAAAGACGTCGTGGTCTGAGGAGAACCTGCTGGAGATCGACAATAAACTAG GAAGGACCGTGGACAGAAACACCGCAAGGGCGCTGGAATCCATGCgggaggagatggagagcaTTCTGACTGAGAAGCTGGCTGTGTTGCAGAGCCAAGTGGAAGTCTCACAGCACGCAGCCCCACCTCCGGAGGAACTGGCCAACACCCAGACTTCCCTGCAGGCAATCTCTGAATAA